The proteins below are encoded in one region of Flavobacterium nackdongense:
- a CDS encoding OsmC family protein, translating into MTSKVTYLGDLRTSSIHLQSGSEIISDAPLDNNGKGEAFSPTDTVANALASCMMTVMGIKARDLNVDFTGSTAAVTKIMQAEPRRISAIEVVFDMNLATDEKTKTILERTAMTCPVFLSLNTEIEKKISFNWK; encoded by the coding sequence ATGACTTCAAAAGTAACTTATTTAGGCGATTTAAGAACTTCATCCATTCATTTGCAATCGGGTAGCGAAATCATTTCCGATGCACCATTAGACAATAACGGAAAAGGGGAAGCTTTCTCACCGACAGATACTGTTGCCAATGCTTTGGCCAGTTGTATGATGACCGTTATGGGAATCAAAGCTAGGGATTTAAACGTTGATTTCACAGGTTCTACCGCTGCTGTAACCAAAATTATGCAAGCCGAACCCAGAAGAATTAGCGCTATCGAAGTTGTTTTTGATATGAACCTTGCTACCGATGAAAAAACCAAAACCATTCTTGAAAGAACCGCAATGACTTGCCCCGTTTTCTTGAGTTTGAACACTGAAATCGAGAAGAAGATTAGTTTTAATTGGAAATAG
- a CDS encoding LysM peptidoglycan-binding domain-containing protein translates to MIKRIICIFIILVSARVLAQNYDKHKVEKGETITQIAQKYNVTPYDIYQLNPDAQNGLKPNSVLLIPKKGDSKKTNSTVKTHKVEPKETLYGIENKYGITEEDLKKVNPDLEKLGLQIGQILVIPSAAKTKKPVATAEKVVYHEVLPKETKYSIAKQYGITIEELEQKNPEIIPNLTIGYKLIIKGTAPKVATASSQKETVKPIIPKINYIEYVVKPKETLYSLSKMAGLSQEELVKLNPVLATGVEAGMVVKVPESASIPKELDVKREYSTLDIKTTASERKKLVLLLPFNLTKIEGDTVNSITNRLKKDKFLNMTLDFYSGALMAIDSARSIGIPVDVSIFDSQETKNSSNIATIHQQNNLESAHAIIGPFYQNNVEKTAALLTDKNVAVISPLSKDIGNAFPNLYQTIPTAEALKRAVFEYMISKGGNIIAVVDKKKESARQFIQQNYPEVKFAALLENGSLSAESFKSLLVKGKINYVLLASENTGMVKWTMATMMSVMATYNVELVIMEPNETLDTDEINFENLTKLKLMYPSIARENESMEALIFEKEYRKKNKIAPSTYATRGFDVTFDTMMRLAQDKTYQETADSVATEQVDNKFEFYKKTDGGYTNKGIYILYYDTDLTIKEAK, encoded by the coding sequence ATGATAAAGAGAATCATTTGTATTTTTATAATATTAGTTTCTGCTAGGGTTTTGGCGCAAAATTATGATAAGCACAAAGTAGAAAAGGGAGAAACTATTACCCAAATTGCCCAGAAATACAATGTCACACCTTATGATATTTATCAATTGAACCCTGATGCTCAGAATGGTTTAAAGCCCAATAGTGTTTTGCTGATTCCTAAAAAAGGAGATAGCAAGAAAACAAATTCGACAGTAAAAACACATAAAGTAGAACCCAAAGAAACTTTGTATGGCATCGAAAATAAATATGGCATTACTGAGGAAGACTTGAAGAAAGTGAATCCCGATTTGGAAAAATTAGGACTTCAAATAGGACAAATTTTGGTTATTCCATCGGCTGCAAAGACGAAAAAACCTGTTGCAACAGCAGAAAAAGTAGTCTATCACGAGGTACTTCCTAAAGAAACCAAATATTCGATTGCCAAACAATACGGAATCACGATTGAGGAATTAGAACAAAAAAATCCAGAAATCATTCCAAACTTGACCATTGGTTACAAGCTAATCATTAAAGGAACTGCGCCAAAAGTGGCTACGGCATCGTCTCAAAAAGAAACGGTAAAACCCATTATTCCAAAAATTAATTATATTGAATATGTGGTAAAACCCAAAGAAACTTTATACAGTTTATCTAAAATGGCTGGTTTGTCTCAAGAAGAATTAGTGAAATTGAATCCAGTTTTAGCTACAGGTGTTGAAGCAGGAATGGTCGTAAAAGTGCCCGAATCGGCTTCGATACCAAAGGAATTAGATGTAAAGCGGGAATACTCCACTTTAGATATAAAAACAACCGCAAGCGAGAGAAAGAAATTGGTGTTACTATTGCCTTTTAATTTGACCAAAATTGAAGGAGACACGGTAAATTCAATTACCAATCGCTTGAAAAAAGACAAATTTTTGAATATGACTTTGGATTTTTATTCGGGCGCATTGATGGCTATAGATTCGGCTCGAAGTATCGGAATTCCTGTAGATGTTAGTATTTTCGATTCACAAGAAACCAAAAATAGTTCCAACATTGCCACTATTCATCAGCAAAATAATTTAGAGTCTGCTCACGCGATTATCGGTCCGTTTTATCAAAATAATGTGGAGAAAACCGCTGCTTTATTGACTGATAAGAATGTGGCTGTAATTTCTCCTTTATCGAAAGATATTGGTAATGCGTTTCCTAATTTGTACCAAACTATCCCAACAGCTGAAGCTTTGAAAAGAGCCGTTTTCGAATATATGATTTCAAAAGGGGGAAATATTATTGCAGTTGTCGATAAGAAAAAGGAGTCGGCAAGACAATTCATTCAACAGAATTATCCAGAAGTAAAATTTGCTGCTTTGCTCGAAAACGGGAGTTTATCTGCAGAGAGTTTCAAAAGTTTGCTGGTCAAAGGCAAAATCAATTACGTCCTTTTAGCTTCTGAAAATACGGGAATGGTCAAGTGGACTATGGCAACTATGATGAGTGTTATGGCTACTTATAATGTGGAGTTGGTGATTATGGAACCCAATGAAACTTTGGATACCGATGAGATTAATTTTGAAAACCTGACCAAATTAAAACTAATGTATCCTTCGATAGCTCGCGAAAACGAATCAATGGAAGCACTGATTTTCGAAAAAGAATACCGCAAGAAAAACAAGATTGCCCCTAGTACCTATGCCACACGTGGTTTTGATGTGACTTTTGATACGATGATGCGATTGGCTCAAGATAAAACCTATCAGGAAACGGCCGATTCTGTCGCAACAGAGCAAGTCGACAATAAGTTTGAATTTTACAAAAAAACAGATGGAGGTTATACCAATAAAGGAATTTATATCTTGTATTACGACACCGATTTGACAATAAAAGAAGCAAAGTAA
- a CDS encoding DUF3820 family protein, translating into MEQDPKQLIKLAHTKMPFGKYEGRYLIDLPEYYVVWYSNKGFPKGELGQQLQLIYELKLNGLEELIRNIKKRYPKPL; encoded by the coding sequence ATGGAACAAGACCCGAAACAACTTATCAAGTTGGCTCATACCAAAATGCCTTTTGGCAAATACGAAGGCAGGTATCTTATCGATTTGCCGGAATATTATGTGGTTTGGTATTCCAACAAAGGCTTTCCAAAAGGAGAATTGGGTCAACAGCTGCAATTGATCTATGAATTGAAGCTCAACGGGCTCGAAGAGTTGATTCGGAATATTAAAAAACGGTACCCAAAACCTTTGTAA
- a CDS encoding DUF4268 domain-containing protein, protein MYSKEEAQRLKREFWIEFAEKYPRKWILYDTKIKDFSFKFFADNKKAQVLIDIEHRDDEKRIIYFEKLESLKSILEDDFVKDLVFEKNFTLESGKIISRIWVEKLQLSISNRNHWNEIFDFFFENMNALEMFYWEYGDYIRDLETNT, encoded by the coding sequence ATGTATAGCAAAGAGGAAGCACAACGATTGAAGCGGGAATTTTGGATTGAATTTGCCGAAAAATACCCTCGGAAATGGATTTTGTATGACACCAAAATCAAGGACTTTTCGTTTAAATTTTTTGCCGACAATAAAAAAGCGCAAGTACTTATTGACATCGAACATCGCGATGACGAAAAACGCATCATTTATTTCGAAAAGTTGGAATCTCTGAAAAGTATTTTAGAGGATGATTTTGTCAAGGATTTGGTATTCGAGAAAAATTTCACGCTCGAAAGTGGCAAAATTATCAGTAGAATTTGGGTCGAAAAACTACAATTAAGCATCAGCAACAGAAACCATTGGAACGAGATTTTTGATTTTTTCTTCGAAAATATGAATGCGCTCGAAATGTTTTATTGGGAATATGGGGATTACATCCGAGATTTAGAAACCAATACCTAA